The proteins below are encoded in one region of Candidatus Omnitrophota bacterium:
- the atpH gene encoding ATP synthase F1 subunit delta — protein sequence MTLIKRYAEGFLEYAKETIGSQRAMEEMKAAKDVFRDNPEFKEFLENPAINYIEKCGVIDRTLATSFSQEMRNFLKLLLKKSRIDKFSEIAEYVRIKYAHGEKSSALLYTSYLMGTEFLEKFKNALENKLRVKLQLYVNLAPDMLGGVRVIFGNKILDGSVRKRLEDVKRKLLAAKVA from the coding sequence TAGGTTCCCAGAGGGCCATGGAAGAGATGAAAGCAGCGAAAGATGTTTTTCGCGACAATCCGGAGTTTAAAGAATTTCTGGAGAATCCGGCGATAAATTATATCGAGAAGTGCGGTGTTATAGACAGGACTCTTGCAACGAGTTTTTCGCAGGAGATGCGGAATTTCTTAAAGCTTCTTTTAAAAAAATCCCGGATAGATAAATTTTCTGAAATTGCTGAGTATGTCAGGATAAAATATGCGCATGGGGAAAAATCCAGTGCCTTGCTGTATACCAGTTATCTTATGGGCACCGAATTTTTGGAAAAGTTTAAAAATGCGCTCGAGAATAAATTGCGCGTGAAACTGCAGCTTTATGTAAATCTGGCTCCTGATATGCTTGGGGGCGTGCGTGTGATTTTCGGCAACAAGATATTGGATGGTTCCGTGAGGAAACGCCTTGAAGACGTAAAACGAAAACTATTAGCCGCAAAGGTGGCATAA
- the atpA gene encoding F0F1 ATP synthase subunit alpha, giving the protein MEFRPEEVTAIIKLELEKYKTRLRMESIGTVLQVGDGIALAYGLDDVMAGELVQFSSNVTGMVFNLEEENVGIIIFGDEKTIKEGDTVKRTYKVAQMPVGEALLGRVVNALGVPIDGLGEINTHRYRPIETRSPTVVQRQPVKEPLQTGIKAIDSMIPIGRGQRELVIADRQTGKTSIVIDTIINQKNKGVYCIYVAIGQKMSNIVAVTETLKKYGALEYTVIVNASSRSAASSQYLAPFAGCAIGEEFLHTGRHALVIYDDLSKHAQAYRQLSLLLRRPPGREAYPGDIFYLHARLLERAAKLTDELGGGSLTAIPIIETQAGDITSYIPTNVISITDGQIYLESDLFYAGVRPAINVGLSVSRVGGNAQTKAMKQVAGRLRLDLAQYRELLAFTQFGAELDKTTQAQLIRGERMVEILKQGQYDTLPISKQILIIYAGTNGYLDDLPVASIKKFESEFYKYVDNQHTDIAIEIETKHHLSEELMLRLNSMIVLFKEEFKKQNKL; this is encoded by the coding sequence ATGGAATTTAGACCGGAAGAAGTAACAGCGATAATAAAACTGGAACTCGAAAAATATAAGACCAGGCTCAGGATGGAGTCCATAGGCACCGTACTGCAGGTAGGAGACGGTATAGCGCTTGCCTACGGCCTAGATGATGTTATGGCCGGTGAGCTTGTTCAATTCTCAAGTAATGTCACGGGCATGGTATTTAACCTGGAAGAAGAGAATGTCGGTATTATTATATTCGGCGACGAAAAAACTATAAAAGAAGGCGATACGGTAAAGAGGACTTATAAAGTGGCCCAGATGCCGGTAGGCGAAGCGCTTTTAGGCAGGGTTGTCAACGCGCTTGGAGTGCCCATAGACGGCTTGGGCGAGATAAATACGCATAGATACCGGCCTATAGAGACCAGGTCGCCCACTGTTGTGCAGCGGCAGCCCGTCAAAGAACCTCTGCAGACGGGGATAAAGGCGATAGATTCTATGATACCGATAGGCCGCGGCCAGCGCGAGCTTGTAATCGCTGACAGGCAGACAGGTAAAACCTCTATAGTAATAGACACTATTATAAATCAGAAGAACAAGGGAGTGTATTGCATATACGTCGCGATAGGCCAGAAGATGTCAAATATAGTGGCCGTTACCGAGACGCTGAAAAAATATGGCGCGTTGGAATATACCGTTATAGTTAATGCCTCTTCGCGTTCGGCCGCGTCTTCACAATATCTGGCTCCATTTGCCGGATGCGCTATAGGAGAAGAATTTCTGCATACAGGAAGGCATGCCCTGGTCATATATGATGATCTATCCAAACATGCGCAGGCATACCGGCAACTATCGCTTCTTCTTCGTCGTCCACCCGGCAGAGAAGCATATCCAGGAGATATATTTTATCTTCACGCAAGGCTCCTGGAGCGCGCGGCTAAACTTACAGATGAATTAGGAGGCGGCTCACTTACGGCTATCCCCATAATCGAAACCCAGGCCGGAGATATAACCAGCTACATACCCACAAACGTTATATCAATTACCGATGGACAGATATATCTTGAAAGTGACCTTTTTTACGCCGGCGTCCGGCCTGCGATAAATGTGGGCCTTTCTGTTTCGCGTGTAGGCGGTAACGCGCAGACCAAGGCGATGAAACAGGTTGCCGGCAGGCTAAGGCTTGACCTTGCCCAATATAGGGAGTTATTGGCCTTTACGCAATTCGGCGCGGAGCTCGACAAAACTACACAGGCGCAGCTGATACGCGGCGAGCGCATGGTCGAAATACTAAAACAAGGGCAGTATGATACGCTGCCTATTTCAAAACAGATACTGATAATATACGCGGGGACCAACGGTTATCTTGATGACCTGCCCGTGGCGTCTATAAAGAAATTCGAAAGCGAATTCTACAAATATGTCGATAACCAGCATACCGACATCGCGATTGAGATCGAAACCAAGCACCACTTAAGTGAAGAGCTGATGTTGAGGCTTAATAGTATGATTGTTCTGTTTAAAGAAGAGTTTAAAAAGCAAAATAAATTATGA
- the atpG gene encoding ATP synthase F1 subunit gamma: MTQAITGIKLRMRSVANIRKITRAMEMVSMSKLNRVRASLFAMRNYFGRLEAIFNDFLAHTGYTAHPLFEKRQNVEKIGLCVITSDTGLCSTYNQLIIRAAEAFISRFQKENIKIVTVGKEGYHHFKKLGFDIKSSYPELHGRYPGKLTEKMASDLISLFLNREADEVYVAYTHFESTLRHRPKVEKFVNIEYKDIGYEDYLILEPDINGVAQELVPKYLSEKFRLTLLEALTSEHAARMFAMKTATDNANELMDTLTLLRNKARQAAITKEVIEIASGAEAMRE; the protein is encoded by the coding sequence ATGACACAGGCCATTACCGGCATAAAGCTCAGGATGCGCAGCGTCGCCAATATCCGCAAAATTACAAGGGCGATGGAGATGGTATCGATGTCAAAATTAAACCGCGTAAGAGCGTCTCTTTTCGCGATGCGTAACTATTTTGGCAGGCTCGAGGCCATATTTAATGATTTCCTGGCGCATACGGGTTATACCGCGCATCCGTTATTTGAAAAGCGCCAGAATGTAGAAAAAATAGGGCTGTGCGTAATAACATCTGATACAGGGTTGTGCAGCACATATAACCAGTTAATTATAAGGGCCGCCGAGGCCTTCATATCGAGATTTCAGAAAGAGAATATAAAGATAGTGACGGTCGGAAAAGAAGGCTACCACCATTTTAAAAAATTGGGTTTTGACATAAAAAGTTCCTATCCGGAATTGCATGGCCGCTATCCCGGAAAGCTGACGGAGAAGATGGCATCCGATCTAATAAGTCTTTTTTTAAACAGGGAAGCCGATGAAGTGTACGTGGCATATACGCATTTCGAATCGACTTTACGGCACAGGCCAAAAGTGGAGAAATTCGTTAATATAGAATATAAAGATATAGGCTACGAGGATTACCTTATATTGGAGCCCGATATAAATGGTGTCGCGCAGGAGCTGGTCCCAAAATATTTATCCGAAAAGTTTCGGCTAACTCTTCTGGAGGCGCTTACGTCGGAGCATGCGGCAAGGATGTTCGCTATGAAGACGGCGACGGACAATGCGAATGAATTGATGGATACATTAACATTATTGAGAAATAAAGCGCGCCAGGCCGCGATTACAAAAGAGGTCATCGAGATTGCCTCGGGCGCGGAAGCTATGAGGGAGTAA
- the atpD gene encoding F0F1 ATP synthase subunit beta, giving the protein MVQGEIIQVIGPVVDIVFPEGETPQIFDAVKVEDPKNKIDLTLEVEQLTGNYTARCIALGPTDGLARGMKVRDLASPITVPIGEQTMGRMFNLLGEAIDGKGEVPYPTKRSPIHRLPPSFQEQVPVSSMLETGLKVIDLMAPYPKGGKIGLFGGAGVGKTVIVMELIRNIASEHGGVSIFGGVGERTREGNELWLELIKSGVINKTALVFGEMSEPPGARFRVGLSALTMAEYFRDEQGLDVLLFIDNIYRFVQAGAEVSTLLGRMPSAVGYQPSLATEMAQLQERIVSTKRGSITSVQAVYVPADDLTDPAVATTFSHLDARLVLSRQISELGIYPAVDPLDSTSRIMDPNVVGEEHYNTALGVQKVLQRYKELRDIISILGIDELAEDDKLVVSRARKIQKFFSQPFFVAEAFTGIKGKYVKLKDTIKGFQMIIDGKLDDVPEQAFYMVGAIEEAIEKAKQLKNG; this is encoded by the coding sequence ATGGTACAAGGCGAGATAATACAGGTTATAGGTCCGGTTGTTGATATAGTGTTTCCCGAAGGTGAAACGCCGCAGATCTTTGACGCGGTAAAAGTCGAGGATCCCAAGAATAAGATAGATCTTACCTTAGAAGTCGAACAGCTTACAGGCAATTATACGGCGCGCTGTATTGCTTTGGGTCCGACGGACGGTCTTGCGAGGGGTATGAAGGTCAGGGATTTGGCTTCTCCTATAACCGTTCCTATAGGCGAACAGACTATGGGCAGGATGTTTAATCTTTTGGGAGAGGCCATAGACGGAAAGGGCGAAGTGCCGTATCCGACTAAGAGGTCCCCCATACACAGGCTGCCGCCCTCATTTCAGGAGCAGGTCCCTGTATCGTCGATGCTTGAAACAGGATTGAAGGTCATAGATCTGATGGCCCCTTATCCTAAGGGCGGAAAGATAGGCCTTTTTGGAGGAGCAGGAGTAGGCAAGACGGTTATAGTAATGGAGCTTATTAGAAATATCGCCTCCGAACACGGCGGAGTATCCATATTCGGCGGGGTAGGCGAAAGAACGAGAGAAGGCAATGAGCTTTGGCTCGAATTGATCAAGTCGGGCGTAATAAATAAAACGGCGCTTGTTTTCGGAGAGATGAGCGAACCGCCGGGAGCGAGATTCAGGGTCGGGTTATCAGCGCTTACAATGGCAGAATATTTCCGCGATGAGCAGGGGCTCGACGTGCTTTTATTTATCGATAATATTTACAGGTTTGTGCAGGCAGGCGCAGAAGTTTCGACGTTATTGGGGAGGATGCCGTCAGCCGTAGGATATCAGCCAAGTCTCGCTACCGAGATGGCACAGCTGCAGGAAAGGATAGTTTCGACAAAGCGCGGTTCGATAACAAGTGTCCAGGCGGTATATGTTCCCGCGGACGACCTTACAGATCCCGCCGTTGCCACAACGTTCTCTCATCTGGACGCGCGGCTGGTCTTGTCGCGTCAGATATCCGAGCTGGGCATTTACCCTGCTGTTGATCCGCTGGACTCCACATCGCGTATAATGGATCCGAATGTTGTAGGAGAAGAGCATTATAATACGGCGCTTGGCGTCCAAAAGGTTCTGCAGCGCTATAAAGAGCTGCGCGATATTATCTCAATATTAGGTATAGACGAATTGGCGGAAGACGACAAGCTTGTAGTGTCGAGGGCCAGGAAGATCCAGAAATTTTTCTCACAGCCGTTTTTTGTCGCGGAAGCGTTTACCGGCATAAAAGGAAAGTATGTGAAGTTGAAAGATACTATAAAAGGTTTTCAGATGATAATCGATGGCAAGTTAGACGATGTGCCGGAGCAGGCCTTCTACATGGTCGGCGCTATCGAAGAAGCTATAGAAAAGGCGAAGCAGCTTAAGAATGGCTAA
- the atpC gene encoding ATP synthase F1 subunit epsilon has protein sequence MAKLFNLSIVTPNKTVYEGKISSLTAPSKLGYLGILADHAPLIAILTGGKIAFREDSNEQKVFNSKSDGLLEVMKNNVTILLTSF, from the coding sequence ATGGCTAAATTATTCAATCTTAGCATAGTCACTCCTAATAAAACGGTATACGAAGGCAAGATTTCATCTTTGACCGCTCCGTCGAAACTTGGCTATTTAGGGATATTGGCTGACCACGCGCCTCTTATAGCGATACTCACCGGCGGCAAGATAGCTTTTAGGGAAGATTCAAACGAACAAAAGGTATTTAATTCTAAAAGCGACGGCCTTCTGGAAGTAATGAAGAATAACGTTACGATACTTTTAACGTCATTTTAG
- a CDS encoding SLC13 family permease, producing the protein MRNALLYTAGLILTVLASSTLGLTTKQLIAVGGFSAIFFGAIFFWSYRLAFALFGVGILMVAGLLDVPHIIEFANVDIILFLIGMMIIVGYLEEKQFFEHLVNKLISLVGMNGNRLIILMLIMSGISAALVDEVTSILFMITAMLNITSRYKLNPVPFIIMVVFATNIGSSATVVGNPIGVIIALRSSLGFMDFIRWATPISIIVLLATIAAFFIYYSKPIKELHAAMQAHKREKAIKEAIPEKKVMPRDTIIAGAVFACVIVCLVLHHQIEHLLGLAKNTMLLGTSIIGAATVLVIGRKQARDIVERKVDWWTLAFFLFLFASVGTLTYQGITSVVAKNIVDSAGKNIPLLMSICVWTSGALTAVMDNVLAVATFIPIIKDIGSMGVDVFPLWWAILFGSTILGNLTIIGSTANIVAVGHLERCKICQISFLEWLKAGIAIAIPGLALAHLLLFLQLGLMLK; encoded by the coding sequence ATGAGAAACGCGCTTCTTTATACAGCCGGGCTGATATTAACGGTCCTCGCATCCTCGACATTAGGCCTTACCACTAAACAACTCATAGCCGTAGGCGGATTTTCTGCGATATTTTTCGGCGCAATATTTTTCTGGAGCTACAGGCTCGCCTTCGCGCTATTTGGCGTCGGAATACTTATGGTCGCCGGATTATTGGATGTGCCCCATATTATCGAATTCGCTAACGTCGATATAATATTATTCTTAATAGGCATGATGATAATAGTCGGCTACCTGGAAGAAAAACAATTTTTTGAACACCTGGTAAATAAACTAATATCGCTGGTAGGTATGAATGGGAACCGCCTTATAATACTAATGCTTATTATGTCCGGCATATCGGCGGCGCTGGTCGACGAAGTCACAAGTATCCTTTTCATGATAACAGCGATGCTCAACATAACAAGCAGATATAAATTAAACCCCGTCCCTTTTATTATAATGGTAGTCTTCGCCACAAACATAGGTTCAAGCGCTACAGTAGTAGGTAACCCTATAGGCGTCATAATAGCCTTGCGCAGTTCTCTTGGGTTCATGGACTTCATAAGATGGGCTACGCCAATATCCATCATAGTCCTTTTGGCGACGATAGCCGCTTTCTTTATATATTACTCAAAACCGATAAAAGAGCTTCATGCCGCCATGCAGGCGCACAAAAGAGAAAAAGCTATAAAGGAAGCTATACCGGAAAAGAAAGTGATGCCAAGGGATACCATTATAGCCGGGGCGGTATTTGCCTGCGTTATCGTATGCCTTGTGCTGCACCACCAGATAGAGCATCTGCTGGGCCTCGCAAAAAACACAATGCTCCTGGGAACGTCTATAATCGGAGCTGCGACAGTATTGGTTATCGGGCGCAAACAGGCCCGCGACATAGTCGAGAGGAAGGTCGATTGGTGGACGCTTGCGTTCTTTCTCTTTCTATTCGCGTCCGTGGGCACATTGACATATCAGGGTATAACATCCGTCGTGGCAAAGAACATAGTGGATTCCGCGGGGAAAAATATTCCGCTATTGATGTCCATATGTGTGTGGACATCCGGCGCGCTTACAGCCGTCATGGATAACGTGCTGGCGGTCGCCACTTTTATACCCATAATAAAAGATATAGGCTCTATGGGCGTGGATGTATTCCCTCTATGGTGGGCAATTCTTTTCGGATCAACTATATTGGGGAACCTTACGATAATAGGCAGTACCGCAAATATAGTGGCCGTGGGACACCTTGAACGCTGCAAAATATGTCAGATATCTTTTCTTGAATGGTTAAAGGCGGGAATCGCAATCGCTATACCGGGCCTTGCGCTCGCCCATCTGCTTCTTTTCCTGCAACTGGGCCTGATGCTAAAATGA
- the trxA gene encoding thioredoxin codes for MVEINSENFSKEVLGSEKVVLVDFWAPWCVPCKVIAPTVEKIAQEHGARVKVAKANVDDDPTLATELSIFNIPTIVFFKSGKEHSRLIGVNTKEAIEAKIEKIASEE; via the coding sequence ATGGTAGAAATAAATAGTGAAAATTTTAGCAAAGAAGTACTCGGCTCGGAAAAAGTTGTCCTTGTGGATTTTTGGGCGCCATGGTGCGTGCCCTGCAAGGTTATCGCCCCGACAGTCGAGAAGATAGCCCAGGAGCACGGCGCGAGAGTAAAAGTAGCCAAGGCAAATGTAGATGACGACCCAACATTGGCGACGGAATTATCTATATTTAATATCCCGACGATAGTATTTTTCAAAAGCGGCAAAGAACACTCCCGCCTGATAGGCGTAAATACGAAAGAAGCCATAGAGGCTAAGATAGAGAAGATAGCAAGCGAGGAGTAG
- the purN gene encoding phosphoribosylglycinamide formyltransferase, translated as MNIAVLCSGSGTNLQAIIDNVKSGYIPAKIAFVLSDKPDAFALERAKKSGVETTVLNPKDYKTREEFDKEIIKNLKKQDVGLVVLAGFMRLLSPYFIKEYKNRIVNIHPALLPSFKGTHGIKDALDYGVKVTGVTVHFVDEHLDNGPIILQRAVEVKKDDTEETLLERVHGEEHKIYPEAVKLFAEGRLKIEGRRVVIK; from the coding sequence GTGAACATCGCAGTTCTTTGTTCCGGCAGCGGGACCAACCTTCAGGCAATAATCGATAATGTTAAATCCGGTTATATACCCGCGAAGATAGCGTTTGTCTTAAGCGACAAGCCCGACGCGTTCGCGCTGGAACGTGCCAAAAAATCCGGCGTCGAAACTACCGTATTAAATCCCAAAGATTATAAAACCCGCGAAGAGTTCGATAAAGAGATCATAAAGAATCTAAAGAAGCAGGATGTGGGGCTGGTGGTATTGGCGGGATTCATGAGGCTATTGAGCCCGTATTTTATAAAGGAGTATAAGAACAGGATAGTAAACATACATCCGGCCCTTTTGCCGTCTTTCAAAGGCACGCATGGTATTAAAGACGCGTTGGATTATGGGGTAAAGGTCACGGGCGTTACGGTCCACTTTGTCGATGAGCATCTCGACAACGGCCCGATAATTTTACAAAGAGCCGTTGAAGTAAAAAAGGACGATACCGAAGAGACATTGTTGGAACGTGTTCATGGTGAGGAACACAAAATTTATCCGGAAGCTGTAAAATTGTTTGCTGAAGGAAGGTTAAAGATAGAAGGGAGACGAGTAGTAATAAAATGA
- the eno gene encoding phosphopyruvate hydratase: MKTAIKDVKARQILDSRGNPTVEVDVILEDSSFGRAAVPSGASTGEHEAVELRDGDKSKYGGKGVLKAVANVNGEIKKAIKGSDALKQGELDQSLIDLDGTPNKARLGANAILGVSLAVAKAAAASKGMPLYRYIGGDKANVLPIPMMNILNGGAHADNNVDLQEFMVMPVGADSFSEALRWGAETFHSLKKILHDKKLSTAVGDEGGFAPDLKSNEEAIEVILAAIDKAGYKAGKDIFIALDPASSSFYENGKYILEAEPKVQNSSQDMIEFYSRWVSKYPIVSIEDGLAEDDWDGWKKLTERLGKTTQLVGDDLFVTNVKRLRMGIEKKVANSILIKVNQIGTLSETLDSIDLAKKHGYTAVVSHRSGETEDTTISHLVVAMNTGQIKTGSVCRTDRICKYNELLRIEETLGKKAVYGKAVWKRRV, encoded by the coding sequence ATGAAGACAGCGATTAAAGATGTAAAGGCAAGGCAGATATTAGATTCACGCGGAAATCCTACGGTTGAGGTTGATGTAATTTTAGAGGATTCTTCTTTTGGTCGCGCAGCGGTTCCCAGCGGCGCTTCTACAGGCGAGCATGAGGCTGTAGAATTAAGAGACGGCGATAAATCCAAATATGGCGGCAAAGGTGTTTTAAAAGCCGTAGCCAATGTAAACGGCGAAATAAAGAAAGCCATTAAGGGAAGCGACGCCTTAAAGCAGGGCGAGCTTGACCAGTCACTGATAGATTTAGACGGCACTCCGAATAAAGCACGCCTGGGCGCAAACGCGATTCTGGGCGTATCGCTCGCGGTGGCAAAGGCGGCAGCGGCTTCCAAAGGTATGCCTTTATATAGGTATATAGGAGGAGACAAGGCAAACGTGCTTCCCATACCTATGATGAATATCTTAAACGGCGGCGCGCATGCCGATAACAACGTGGATCTGCAGGAATTTATGGTAATGCCGGTCGGCGCCGATTCATTTTCCGAGGCATTGCGCTGGGGCGCGGAGACTTTTCATAGTTTAAAGAAGATATTGCACGATAAAAAGCTATCCACTGCCGTAGGAGATGAAGGCGGATTTGCTCCGGATCTTAAATCTAACGAAGAAGCCATAGAGGTGATCTTGGCCGCTATCGATAAGGCGGGCTATAAAGCCGGCAAAGACATATTTATAGCTCTCGATCCGGCATCAAGTTCATTTTATGAGAACGGTAAATATATATTGGAAGCCGAACCAAAAGTCCAGAATTCAAGCCAGGACATGATAGAGTTCTATTCCAGATGGGTTTCCAAATATCCCATAGTATCTATAGAGGACGGTTTAGCCGAAGACGACTGGGATGGATGGAAGAAATTGACGGAAAGGTTAGGCAAGACGACACAGCTGGTCGGAGACGACCTTTTCGTTACAAATGTAAAACGTTTGAGAATGGGCATAGAGAAGAAGGTCGCGAATTCCATTCTTATCAAGGTAAATCAGATAGGCACATTATCGGAGACGCTCGATTCGATAGATCTGGCGAAAAAGCACGGATATACTGCGGTAGTATCGCATCGATCAGGCGAAACCGAAGATACCACTATTTCACACCTGGTCGTTGCAATGAATACGGGCCAGATAAAGACCGGCTCTGTCTGCAGAACCGACAGGATATGTAAATACAACGAGCTTTTGCGTATAGAGGAAACTCTCGGTAAAAAAGCTGTGTACGGTAAAGCGGTGTGGAAAAGAAGAGTTTAA
- a CDS encoding septum formation initiator family protein, with translation MEKKSLIKISVFTLILLAIFLPPFIRYQQLCWKSKSLDNQVKALRVETKKLEAEKLRLQTDITYVERRAREKIGVVKKGEIILKETPAKK, from the coding sequence GTGGAAAAGAAGAGTTTAATAAAAATATCGGTATTTACCCTTATCCTTCTGGCGATATTTCTTCCCCCTTTTATCAGATATCAGCAGCTGTGCTGGAAGAGTAAGTCGCTCGATAACCAGGTAAAAGCTTTAAGGGTCGAGACTAAGAAGTTGGAGGCCGAGAAGCTTAGGCTTCAGACCGATATTACGTATGTCGAGCGCAGAGCCCGCGAGAAGATAGGGGTAGTCAAAAAAGGCGAGATTATCCTCAAGGAAACACCCGCAAAGAAATAG
- a CDS encoding type III PLP-dependent enzyme, translated as MDKLLKIAKENGTPAFIVDHEKIRQNYREFKEALPRVQAYYAVKANSNPEIVKTLYRMGASFDVASFPEFMIAYENIKSMPKKKRQDWIWDKIIYANTIKQQETLQKLDQYKPLVTYDNIDELYKIKKHCPHAGLVLRIRVPNTGSMVELSSKFGAHPGEAVDLILEAFKIGLVVEGISFHVGSQCNNFENYMQALQLSSSILKEAESRGHKINILDIGGGFPVKYNNKVKSFKTLAKKLNTEIDRLFPKTMEILAEPGRFMVANAATLVTKIIGKAVRDGKTCYYLDDGVYHTFSGIVFDHCQYPLKSFKDGPLKVCAVFGPTCDAFDTISVAEDLPELEIGDYLYAENIGAYSIASSTYFNGFPPAKVIHINRRQFTPRSRSSSLT; from the coding sequence ATGGACAAGCTCTTAAAGATAGCCAAAGAAAACGGCACGCCCGCGTTCATAGTGGATCATGAAAAGATACGGCAGAATTACAGAGAATTTAAAGAAGCTCTGCCGCGCGTCCAGGCCTACTATGCCGTCAAAGCGAATTCAAACCCGGAGATAGTAAAGACCCTGTACAGGATGGGCGCCAGTTTCGATGTCGCGAGCTTCCCTGAATTCATGATAGCGTATGAAAATATAAAGAGTATGCCGAAAAAGAAAAGGCAGGATTGGATCTGGGATAAGATAATCTACGCGAATACAATAAAACAGCAAGAGACGCTTCAGAAGCTGGATCAATACAAGCCTCTGGTTACTTACGATAATATCGATGAGCTGTACAAGATAAAAAAGCACTGCCCGCACGCCGGTCTCGTATTGAGAATACGCGTGCCAAATACGGGTTCGATGGTTGAATTATCTTCGAAGTTCGGCGCGCATCCCGGCGAAGCTGTCGATCTTATACTTGAAGCGTTCAAGATAGGCCTTGTGGTCGAGGGCATAAGCTTTCACGTAGGAAGCCAGTGCAATAATTTCGAAAATTATATGCAGGCCTTACAGCTTTCTTCCTCAATACTGAAAGAGGCCGAGTCCAGGGGACATAAAATAAATATACTCGATATAGGCGGAGGGTTCCCGGTCAAATACAATAACAAGGTAAAATCTTTTAAAACACTCGCCAAAAAACTAAATACCGAAATAGACAGGCTCTTCCCCAAAACAATGGAAATACTTGCCGAGCCCGGCCGTTTCATGGTGGCAAATGCCGCAACTCTCGTAACTAAGATAATAGGAAAAGCTGTGCGCGACGGTAAGACATGCTATTATCTGGATGACGGAGTCTACCACACATTTTCCGGGATAGTATTCGACCATTGCCAGTATCCGCTGAAGTCTTTCAAAGACGGCCCTCTAAAAGTATGCGCTGTCTTCGGGCCGACTTGTGACGCGTTTGACACCATATCCGTCGCCGAAGATCTGCCGGAGCTTGAAATAGGCGATTACCTATACGCGGAGAATATCGGCGCATATTCCATTGCCTCTTCTACATATTTCAACGGCTTCCCCCCCGCTAAGGTCATACATATCAATAGGCGACAGTTTACGCCGCGATCCAGAAGTTCTTCATTAACCTGA